The Acinetobacter sp. WCHA45 DNA window CCATTAATTTTTACCTCATGAGCGCACTGTTAGTAAACTTTCAATATTTTCCAAGAGTGTTTCTTCTTGGAATGGTTTACCCATATATTGATTTACACCAAGTGATAAAGCACGTTCACGATGCTTTTCACCCGTACGTGATGTAATCATGATAATTGGTAAATCGCGATGTAGTTCATGATGTCGAACAAGGTTTGTCACTTCGAAACCGTCCATACGCGGCATTTCAATATCAAGTAACATCAAGTCTGGCTTAATGGTTTCAAGCTGCTCAATCGCATCCACACCATCTTTCGCAGTCACAACATCATAACCTTGACGCTCTAATAGGCGCGAAGTTACCTTACGTACAGTTACCGAGTCATCGACGATCATAATCAAGCGACGTTCATCATAGCGCTGCTTGGTATAAGTTTCATCAGCCTGTTTACTACGTGCTGTAGACTGTGCTTGTCGAGCAATATTTTGACCATCTAAGATCAAACATACCTGACCATCACCCATAATCGTCGCACCAGCAATCACCCCGATACTTGAGAACTGTTGTCCAATAGGTTTTACAACAATTTGTCCACGAGAACCAATTAACTGATCAACAAGTAATGCTGTTGTTTGCCCCTGCGCACCTTTAACCAACAATACAGGCAATGAATGAACAACGCCATTTAAACGAGGAATCGGCTGCCCAGCAACAAACTCAGATAAATAACGTAAACGATAACTTTCTTGATCGATCTTGAAATAATCGTCTTTACTTTCAAAGTATTGTTCTAATGCCGCAGGTGAAATACGAACAATACGGTCAATTTGTGCAAGTGGGAAGGCAAACTGTTGATCGCCTGCTTTTACCATCAAGGCATCACTTACAGCTACTGTGGTCGGTACTCGAATGGTAAATGTTGTTCCTTTACCTAAAACAGAGTTAACGCTCACATGACCGCCAAGCGCTTTAATATCGCTCTGAACAACATCTAGACCAACACCACGCCCAGAAATTTGTGTAACTTGTGCAGCCGTACTAAAACCTGGATGGAAAATAAATTGCAGAATTTCTTCATGGTCAAGTTTCTGCTCTTTAGTCATTAAACCTGTTTGAATCGCTTTATCTTTAATGCGATTCACATCGATACCTTTACCATCGTCACTAAATGTCACAACAATATCAGTACCCTGACGACCAATATCTAAAGCGATATGTCCAGTTTCTGGTTTCTTCGCTTGTAAACGTTGCTCTCTGTCTTCAATACCGTGGTCAATCGCGTTACGCAACATATGTTCAAATGGCGCAACCAATTTTTCCAAAATACTACGGTCTAATTCACCCTCAGTATTGTTAACAATTAATTCTGTTGGTCGGTTTAAAGTCGATGCTGTTTGACGAACAATACGTTGTAAACGTGGTAATAATCGAGAGAAAGGTACCAATCGGGTACGCATCAAACTTTCTTGAATTTCTGCTTGAATACGAGATTGTTGTAATAACAAACCTTCCGTATCACGGATCTTCTCAGAAAGTGTGGTCTTAAAGTCAACCAAGTCCGATGCGGATTCCGCAAGAGATTTTGACAACTGATTTAAAGATGAATATTGGTCCATCTCTAATGGGTCAAAATCTGCATAGCGAGAGTTCTCACCACCATGACGTGCGATAATTTGACTTTCTAACTCACCTTCCATTCGGCGTAACTGATCTGCCAAACGTTTGATCGCAAGCTCCATCTCCGTTAATGTACCGCCCAATTGACCAAGGTCCATTTCGATACGCGAACGGTTAATCGCATTCTCACCTGACAAGTCAATCATTTTCTCAATGACGTCAGCGGAGACACGAATCATCTCATTATTTTGTTCAATACGTTCGGTCGTTTCCCACGCACCTAACATTGATGGAGGTTCTGTACCATCACCTTGAACAAACTCCATTGTATATTCTGGAGTGAAAATATCTTTAGCTGAGAGCTTTTGTGGAAGTTGTGCTGAAACATCAACAAACTCCATATTCTCTAAACTTTGTTTTAAGCCGTCAAAGTTTGCATACTGACGTTTGGAAATCGCATCACTCAACCAAGCCAGTGCTGTATTGAGAAGATTATCGTAAACATTTGAATTGAAATGATGTACACCAAACTGTTCAAATGCATTCTCGAGATGATAAGCAACAATCGCAATTGCATCTAACTCAGCCATACGTGCACCACCTTTTAAACTGTGGGCATTACGTTGTAACTGTAAGAGCAAACTACGATTACCACGTTGATCAAACCATTGTCTTAATAGACCTTTGGCTTGTTCAAGTAGTTCTTCCGCTTCTTCTAAGAATGTTTGCTCAACAAGAGAACGAACATCATCATCTAGCGCAACTTCACGAACAATCTCAGCATTTGAAGTATCTTCTAGAACTTCTTGAGCTTCGACCAATGAGAATTCATCAATTGATAAGTCCGTGAGATCATCCGTTTCGATCACAGTGGCAACATGATTTTCGGCTACAGGCTCAAAAGTAACAGGTGATGACGAAGTAAAATCAATAGATTGATCTGCTTGCTGAAGCAACTGAAGTACGTGTGTAGCTGGATAATCGACTTGTTTATCACGAATAGTTTGAATTCGATCTGCAATATCATCTTGTACTGCACGAATGACTGCGATTAATTGTGGGTTCGGTTGTAACTGCTGATTGATTAATTTCTCATAAATTGTTTCCAATTCATGTGCAATTAAACCAATATGACCTGCTTGAATCATATTTGAACCACCTTTTAAGGTGTGCAAATATCTCATCAAGTTTTTCAATGCACCTACATTTTGTTGATCAGCTGTCCATGTATTTAGATCAGCATCAATACCAACCAATAACTCATCAGCTTCTTCAAGGAAGATATCTAACAAGTCTGGATCAAAGTCACGATTTGAATCACTCGATTGTAAGCTTTGTTTATCTAAAGCAAATTGTGCAGCTAAATCACTCACATCAACAGCATGATGTGTTTCGGTTCTTAAAGTATTTACAAAAACAGTCGAATCAACCGTGGTTTCCACTGTGGCTGTATTCAAACTATCCAATTCTTCAACGTCATCAACAGGAATAACCATTGATGCAACACTTGCTGAATCTTGGTTTGCTAATACATTCAACGCATGTGTAGCTGGATAATCGACTTGTTTATCACGAATAGTTTGAATTCGATCTGCAATATCATCTTGTACTGCACGAATGACTGCGATTAATTGTGGGTTCGGTTGTAACTGCTGATTGATTAATTTCTCATAAATTGTTTCCAATTCATGTGCAATTAAACCAATATGACCTGCTTGAATCATATTTGAACCACCTTTTAAGGTGTGCAAATATCTCATCAAGTTTTTCAATGCACCTACATTTTGTTGATCAGCTGTCCATGTATTTAGATCAGCATCAATACCAACCAATAACTCATCAGCTTCTTCAAGGAAGATATCTAACAAGTCTGGATCAAAGTCACGATTTGAATCACTTGATTGCAAGCTTTGTTTATCTAAAGCGAATTGTGCAGCTAAATCACTCACATCAACTTTATTACTAGACGGCTCAAATTCAGCAATAGATGCTTCAACCAAACCTGCTTTTTGCTCAGTTACAGGCGCTTCCAAGAACTCAATATTTTGCTGTGTAAATGAACTCAATTCATTTAATATAAGTTCATGTGCCTTTGTCAAAGTCACACGCTGCCCTGCAGCCAAGGTATCAAACAATTGAATGAACTGTTGATGTACCTGATAATACAGTTCAAAAGCATAATCAAGATTCAGTAAATTTGGCTTAAACAACAAATCTTGATAACTAGAACGTAACAAACTTGTATATTGATACATACCAATCGTCGCATGATGATGGGTATGTTCTAATAAAGTTTCAGTTTGCTGACTTAACAGTTGAATATATTGAGGAAATTCAGTACGTGCACGCTTCTCAAAATCAAACTCAACGTCAAGAAGATCATTAATATTCAATTCTAGTAATTGTGAAACTAAACCTTGTGGACGTAAGGATTCGCCTTGTTTTTCTTCTAATTGGAAATCGTAACTATCCCATGCAACATTGAAAGTATTATAAATTTCTTCAAATTTCTGTTGCGAACCTTGGTGTTTCAACGTGTGCAAATAGTCACGAACAAACTGTGCATAGTGTGTCAAAAGTGCCGTTTCATCAGAACTTGAATCAAGCTCTTCTTGCAATAATGTTTTGAATAAATTTTCAACTTTCGAACTTGCTTCAAACACATGCTCAACATGCGCCATAGCAGAACTGCCACGTAGAGTATGAAGCGCTCGAATTAGCGTATTATAATTATCATTTGTCGGACGATCATTTAGTAAAAATTGATCGATCGTAGTCAAATGATCTTCTGCTTCTTCCAAGAAAATCGATAATGTTTCTTTGATTAACGCTTCATCATCTAGTGGATGACCTATAAATACAGATTCTGAATCTGCGACATCAACAGTCTTCTCTTCTACGACAGTATCCACATTTACGGATATCAATTCGAGACCAGTTTCAGCGTTATCATTCAGCATATTCGATAATTGTAATAACTCAGCTAGCGCTGGTTCTATACTAAGTTGCTGCTGTAGTTGCTGACCTAATAAAACCAAAGGTTTTAAATCTATCTGATGTTTTTGAACCAATTTAAAATCATGTACAAGTTTAAAGCGGTAGATATTAAAAACCGCTTTTACATAATGTTGAATATCTGAATTCAACAATACTGTCCCTGCAAGTACTCGATTTAAAGTATCTTCAACCGTCCACGCCAATTCACCTGAAGATTTGGCGCCAACCATCCTTCCAGAACCTTTTAAGGTATGGAAATGTCGGCGAATATCTGTAAGCACATCTTGTTGATTTGGCTGTTCAATCCATTGACAGATTAATGGCTCTAATTCAACAAAGATTTCATCTAATTCTTCAATAAAAATTTCAAGAATTTCTGCATCTTGCTCAAGATAACTATCTTCAGGAAGCGTCATCGTTTCAACTAACGTTTTTAATATTTCTTTCATAGCGGCTTCTTTCGTTTTTATCCACTAATTGTGGCTAAAAATTACGTGTATCTATCACACAAGATGTAGCTCCATGTTAGTCATCATCTTGTAGAGATATTCTACATCTCTTCAAAAAAGGGAAAGGACAGATATGCTCTGCCTCCCCTTTGCTGCTTATTCAGGTAGCTTAAAGTCAGTTACAGATTCACGTAATGATTCAGCCATATTTGCCAATTCAGAAACCGAACGAGCTGTATCAAACGTTGCTGTCGTCGTTTGTGACGTAATTTCTTGTACAACATTCATCGTTGTTGCAATGTGACTTGCTGATGCAGACTGAAGTTTTGCTGCATCAGAAATGCTCGCAATTAATTTAGCCAAATCACCAGATACCGTTTGAATCTCATCAAGTGCAATACCCGCATCTTTTGCCAAGTTCGCACCACGAACAACTTCTGACGTCGTTTGTTCCATTGAAATAACGGCTTCGTTCGTATCTGTTTGAATGGTTTTTACTAAGCTTTCAATCTGTTTCGTTGCTGATGCAGAACGTTCTGCAAGACGTTGTACTTCGTCAGCTACGACTGCGAAACCACGACCTGCTTCACCAGCCATAGATGCTTGAATCGCTGCGTTTAATGCCAAGATGTTGGTTTGGTCGGCAATATCGTTAATTAGGGATACGATGTTACCAATCTCTTGAGATGATTCACCCAAACGTTTAATACGCTTTGAAGTTTCTTGAATTTGTTCACGAATGTGATCCATACCTTCGATCGAGCGGTTTACAACTTCTGCCCCATTCGATGCAATTTGTACAGATCTTTGTGCTACTTCAGCAGACTCGGATGCATTCGAAGATACTTGGTCAATCGACAATGCCATTTCGTTCATCGCTGCTGATGCACCTGCAATTTCTTGCGCCTGATGTTCAGAAGCTTCTGCTAATTGGTTGGTAATATCTTGAGTATCTTGAGTATAACGAGCAACTTCTTGAGATGTTTCAGTGATTCGAGATACAAGGTCACGTAATTGATCGATTGCGAAGTTAATCGAGTCGGCAATCGCACCAGTAAAATCTTCTGATACTGTTGCATATGAACGTAAATCACCATCTGCTAAGTCGGCAATTTCATCTAGTAAACGTAAAATTGCATTTTGGTTACGGTCATATTCATCTTGTAGACGAGTTACACGCTCTTTATCTGTATTACTACGTAAAGCAAGCAATTGTAGTGCAGAGAAAATTAATAGACCTAACGCACCAATTAATACAACACCTGCAATAACGTTACCCCAACCACCCTCTGCTTTGTTAGATAAATCGTTTAATGACGTTAATAAGGCATCAGATTGAGAAAAGATTTGCGAAGATGCTTGGCGTACGCGAACAATTTGGTTTGCGTTTTGTAATACTGTTGCTGCAGCTGATTTCAATACTGCATCATAATCAGATTTAATACTATCTACAGACTCACGTAAATCAGGAGATGCAATACGATCTACACCAAGTTCTGTACTACCATTTAATTGTGCATTTAAATAAACACCAAAGGTATCAATATCCGCTCCAAAGTCATTAGCTGAAACGTTTGAATTATCGGTACCAACTAAAACAGAGTTAATCGAACGTAAAATACGTTCAGCAATAAACACTTGGTTTTTCGTGATAATTACCTGACTACTTGGCATATTTTCACGAACCATCTGATCAACCATCAAGTTATATTCAGCCTGAATTTCAGGAATCGTTTCACTGATCGAGATATTTGTATCGTATAATTGATTGATGACTTTTTGTTGTGAAGCAATTAACTCAATGTTCTTAGAAACACTCGTCCAAAGTTCATTTGCTTTTTTATACTCTTCTGAACCAGTACCATATACACTTTCAACCGTCTCTAAATTCTCAGCAAAACGCTTTTTAGATTCAACTAAACTTTTCATTGCTTCAGGTGTACCAGATGCCGTCGCCTCAGTTGCCTGACGAGAAATCATCTGAGATAACAAGCGTAACTCACCTAAACTACGAGTTAACTGGTTATGACGAGGCACACTCACGAATAAATAAATTAAGAGGATAACTGCAAGAGCTAAAGCACCAATCGCACGGTATAGAATTGGTTTCGACTTTTCAGTTTCACCAAATAAGCGAGAAAACTGATCAATTTGCGTTCGAGCATTCTCTAAAAATGCACCACCACTCTTAAGACCAGTACTATCATCACTACTACCATTTTTCTTTTTAAGTTTAAAGCCCATGTCAGCTTCTCCCCTGAATACGCGTTTATTTTCCGTAGCGTATCAAATTAGTTTATAAATTTTATTGATGCATTCATATATTGAGGATTTTGCAACAACCGACTCAGTAAAAACACATGCCATTGCTGATTATGTTGATGAAAGTATCCCTGACAATAATCTTTCAATTTATCATCTAGATCAGCACTTTGTGAAAAGAAACTCTTTTTATTAAAGTGCTGAATCCCAAGAACTTGGTCGACAACCAAACCCACATAATGGTCTTGATGGCTAATGCATATTACTTTTTGTGTTGGTGAAAACTGACTCCGTTGTCCTGAAATAAAATGTGTTAAATCAGAAACTGAAAGCAATCGACCACGAATATTTGCCAAACCACGTACCCATGCTTGAGTATTAGGAACAGGGGTATATTTTGGAGGATAAATCACCTCCGAAATCTCCCCTAATGGTGCAACGAAATATTGCCCTAACATCTCAAATGCGATACCAGACCAACGGCTGACTTCATTTTGAGTTGAAGCATATTGTTTGTTGCCTCGCTTGGATAAGCGAAGCAATTCGATAAATCCATTTGCTGCCATACCCTATCCCGTATTGAGTAATGAAAAGGCTCGTACGAATTAACTTAATAATTGTTTAATCACATCAATGAGCTGTTGCTCATCAATCGGCTTGGTCAAATAATCACAAGCACCTTGACGCTTACCCCAAACACGATCTGTTGCCTGATCTTTGGTACTTACGATCACAACAGGAATATGCTGCGTGTCTTTACCTTTGCTAATTTGGCGTGTCGCTTGAAAACCATTCATTCCTGGCATTACCACATCCATTAATACGAGATCTGGTAGTTCTGCCTGCGCCATTGTGACACCGTCAGCGCCATTGGTTGCTTCTAAAACTTCATAACCGTGTTTAGTCAAAATTTCTCTAAAGCGAAATGTTTCAGTAGGTGAATCATCTACAATAAGTATACGAGCCATTTTTTCCTCAATTTAAATTTTATGCGCTAACGTGATTACGAATCGCATTTAACAGCTCATCTTTACTAAATGGCTTAGTTAAATATTCATCCGAACCCACAACACGCCCTTTAGCCTGATCAAACAAACCGTCTTTGCTTGACAACATAATCACTGGGATATTTTGGTAATTTAAAGAATTTTTAATCAGTGCACAGGTTTGATAACCATCTAAACGAGGCATCATGATATCGACGAACACGATATCAGGATTTGCTTCTGCAATTTTTGATAATGCTTCAAAACCATCAACAGCGGTGATCACCTCACAACCTTCTCGTTGTAAAAGCGTTTCAGCTGTACGACGAATCGTTTTTGAATCATCAATCACCATTACTTTCAAATTTTGAAATTTATCTTCCATTTAATTGCCCTGCCCCATTCACTCAATACAAATTATGGTTGGTTTAATTTGTTTTATACACATCAGTTGATATTTTTAACATATCTTTACTTGCATTATCAATGAAGTTTTTTGAACCAACCTATCAGTTTTCAACAACAATAACAAATTTCTCACAGTTTTCGTCAAATTCCTAAATTTTTTGTATACTCACTATTTTTAATTATCTAAATAGCTACTAATATACAACTGATTATTATTTAAAAATAAGTGATTTAGTTAACTTTTTCCGGGGAATGTAATGACTGGTTCGTTAAAGTGCGGTTTCGGCATTAGCCACTTTACAACGATTGCTCGTAATTACATTTGCGCGTTTTTTTTATTGATTTTTTGCAGTTCAAGTTTTGCAGCCACAGAGCAACCCAGAGCTGTATGGTATCGTTATTATGATAAAAATGGTGTTGCTAATGTGAGTACATCAGTTACGCCCGAACATATTCGTTATGGTTATGAAGCACTTGATCGTAATATGCAAGTGATCAAACGCAACCGTGCTTATAACGCAACCGTAGATGCACAACAATCTTCTCGTCGCGAATCTATTGCACGTCAACGCGAACAAGATATGAGATTAAAGCGTGCTTATGGAAATACAAAAATAGCGGCAACAAAAAGAGATCAAATTTTGGCTAGTTTAAAAAAGCAACTTAATTATCAACAACAACAATTACAACAGCTTCAACAAGACAAAATTGGATTTAAGCGACAAGAGATGGAATATCATCGTAAGGGAGAAACGCCCCCCGCTCAACTCAAAAATAATTTAGACAATAATGCCAAGAATATTGAAAATGTAAAAAGAACAGTAGAAAGTTTACGTAATGCATATCATAAAACTGAAACAGATTATGCTGATATTATTAACCGTTTAAAAAATATTGAACAAGAAACACAATAGACTTAGAATTTTTCTTGCATGGTCTCTCAAAAATATTAATTCTAACTTTTCATAGTTTTAATTCATTCAGCTTGCTTTAGATTACACGAAATTCAATGATTCATGTCATAATGCCAATTGCTTAAAACCGAGTAGATAATTTTGCTCGTTTGAGTATTTCTAAATAACACTTAACTTTAGGACAGTTTCCATGCGCGCAAGCCGCTTTTTATTTGCAACGTTAAGAGAAACCCCAAATGATGCTGAAGTCATTTCGCACCAGCTCATGTTACGTGCGGGGATGATTCGTAAATTAGCTTCTGGTTTATACTCTTGGTTGCCCATGGGAACACGTGTTTTAAAGAAAGTAGATGCGATTGTTCGCGAAGAAATGAACCGTTCAGGCGCATTAGAAGTATTTATGCCTGTCACTCAACCTGCTGCGCTTTGGGAAGAATCTGGTCGTTTTGAACAATACGGTCCAGAATTACTTCGTTTCAAAGATCGTCATGATAATCCATTCGTGCTTGGTCCTACTCATGAAGAGGTCATTACAGATTTGGCACGTAATGAGCTGAAAAGTTATAAGCAATTACCAGTAAATTTCTATCAAATCCAAACTAAATTCCGTGATGAAATTCGTCCACGTTTCGGTGTGATGCGATCTCGTGAATTTATCATGAAAGATGCTTACTCGTTCCATGCAAATCAAGCATCACTACAAGAAACTTATGATGTCATGTATGACACCTATAGCCGTATTTTTACACGTCTAGGTCTCGATTTCCGCCCTGTACAAGCAGACACAGGTTCAATCGGTGGCTCTGCATCACATGAATTCCATGTACTTGCTGCAAGTGGCGAAGATGATATCGCATTTTCAACTGAATCTGATTACGCCGCTAACGTTGAAATGGCAGAAGCATTGTTAGTCGGTGAGCGTGCTGCGCCAGCTCAAACAATGACCTTAGTCGATACACCAAATCAGAAAACAATTGCCGATGTTTGCCAATTTTTAAACAGTGATGCAAAACAATCTGTAAAAGCTTTACTTGTACAAGGTCAAACAGATGAAAATGGCAATACACCCGTTGTTGCTCTATTTTTACGTGGCGACCACGAATTGAATGATATTAAAGCTGAAAAGCACCCTTTAATTGCTGCACCT harbors:
- the pilG gene encoding twitching motility response regulator PilG, translated to MEDKFQNLKVMVIDDSKTIRRTAETLLQREGCEVITAVDGFEALSKIAEANPDIVFVDIMMPRLDGYQTCALIKNSLNYQNIPVIMLSSKDGLFDQAKGRVVGSDEYLTKPFSKDELLNAIRNHVSA
- a CDS encoding chemotaxis protein CheW, whose product is MAANGFIELLRLSKRGNKQYASTQNEVSRWSGIAFEMLGQYFVAPLGEISEVIYPPKYTPVPNTQAWVRGLANIRGRLLSVSDLTHFISGQRSQFSPTQKVICISHQDHYVGLVVDQVLGIQHFNKKSFFSQSADLDDKLKDYCQGYFHQHNQQWHVFLLSRLLQNPQYMNASIKFIN
- a CDS encoding methyl-accepting chemotaxis protein; translation: MGFKLKKKNGSSDDSTGLKSGGAFLENARTQIDQFSRLFGETEKSKPILYRAIGALALAVILLIYLFVSVPRHNQLTRSLGELRLLSQMISRQATEATASGTPEAMKSLVESKKRFAENLETVESVYGTGSEEYKKANELWTSVSKNIELIASQQKVINQLYDTNISISETIPEIQAEYNLMVDQMVRENMPSSQVIITKNQVFIAERILRSINSVLVGTDNSNVSANDFGADIDTFGVYLNAQLNGSTELGVDRIASPDLRESVDSIKSDYDAVLKSAAATVLQNANQIVRVRQASSQIFSQSDALLTSLNDLSNKAEGGWGNVIAGVVLIGALGLLIFSALQLLALRSNTDKERVTRLQDEYDRNQNAILRLLDEIADLADGDLRSYATVSEDFTGAIADSINFAIDQLRDLVSRITETSQEVARYTQDTQDITNQLAEASEHQAQEIAGASAAMNEMALSIDQVSSNASESAEVAQRSVQIASNGAEVVNRSIEGMDHIREQIQETSKRIKRLGESSQEIGNIVSLINDIADQTNILALNAAIQASMAGEAGRGFAVVADEVQRLAERSASATKQIESLVKTIQTDTNEAVISMEQTTSEVVRGANLAKDAGIALDEIQTVSGDLAKLIASISDAAKLQSASASHIATTMNVVQEITSQTTTATFDTARSVSELANMAESLRESVTDFKLPE
- a CDS encoding proline--tRNA ligase is translated as MRASRFLFATLRETPNDAEVISHQLMLRAGMIRKLASGLYSWLPMGTRVLKKVDAIVREEMNRSGALEVFMPVTQPAALWEESGRFEQYGPELLRFKDRHDNPFVLGPTHEEVITDLARNELKSYKQLPVNFYQIQTKFRDEIRPRFGVMRSREFIMKDAYSFHANQASLQETYDVMYDTYSRIFTRLGLDFRPVQADTGSIGGSASHEFHVLAASGEDDIAFSTESDYAANVEMAEALLVGERAAPAQTMTLVDTPNQKTIADVCQFLNSDAKQSVKALLVQGQTDENGNTPVVALFLRGDHELNDIKAEKHPLIAAPLAFATEAQLEQHGLTAGFCGPQGLVEKGLTVIVDRAASVLSDFVAGANEVDKHATGVNWERDAKFTEVYDLRNVVEGDPSPDGKGTLQIKRGIEVGHIFQLGTKYSEALGCKVLGEDGKPFTVTMGCYGIGVTRVVAAAIEQNFDDKGIIWPQAIAPFDIAIVPMNAHKSPRTLEAAEALYAELQAQGYDVLLDDRNERPGVKFSDLELMGIPHRIVIGEKGLDAGTFEYKGRRDLEASNLGKEELLAKLIG
- a CDS encoding Hpt domain-containing protein; amino-acid sequence: MKEILKTLVETMTLPEDSYLEQDAEILEIFIEELDEIFVELEPLICQWIEQPNQQDVLTDIRRHFHTLKGSGRMVGAKSSGELAWTVEDTLNRVLAGTVLLNSDIQHYVKAVFNIYRFKLVHDFKLVQKHQIDLKPLVLLGQQLQQQLSIEPALAELLQLSNMLNDNAETGLELISVNVDTVVEEKTVDVADSESVFIGHPLDDEALIKETLSIFLEEAEDHLTTIDQFLLNDRPTNDNYNTLIRALHTLRGSSAMAHVEHVFEASSKVENLFKTLLQEELDSSSDETALLTHYAQFVRDYLHTLKHQGSQQKFEEIYNTFNVAWDSYDFQLEEKQGESLRPQGLVSQLLELNINDLLDVEFDFEKRARTEFPQYIQLLSQQTETLLEHTHHHATIGMYQYTSLLRSSYQDLLFKPNLLNLDYAFELYYQVHQQFIQLFDTLAAGQRVTLTKAHELILNELSSFTQQNIEFLEAPVTEQKAGLVEASIAEFEPSSNKVDVSDLAAQFALDKQSLQSSDSNRDFDPDLLDIFLEEADELLVGIDADLNTWTADQQNVGALKNLMRYLHTLKGGSNMIQAGHIGLIAHELETIYEKLINQQLQPNPQLIAVIRAVQDDIADRIQTIRDKQVDYPATHALNVLANQDSASVASMVIPVDDVEELDSLNTATVETTVDSTVFVNTLRTETHHAVDVSDLAAQFALDKQSLQSSDSNRDFDPDLLDIFLEEADELLVGIDADLNTWTADQQNVGALKNLMRYLHTLKGGSNMIQAGHIGLIAHELETIYEKLINQQLQPNPQLIAVIRAVQDDIADRIQTIRDKQVDYPATHVLQLLQQADQSIDFTSSSPVTFEPVAENHVATVIETDDLTDLSIDEFSLVEAQEVLEDTSNAEIVREVALDDDVRSLVEQTFLEEAEELLEQAKGLLRQWFDQRGNRSLLLQLQRNAHSLKGGARMAELDAIAIVAYHLENAFEQFGVHHFNSNVYDNLLNTALAWLSDAISKRQYANFDGLKQSLENMEFVDVSAQLPQKLSAKDIFTPEYTMEFVQGDGTEPPSMLGAWETTERIEQNNEMIRVSADVIEKMIDLSGENAINRSRIEMDLGQLGGTLTEMELAIKRLADQLRRMEGELESQIIARHGGENSRYADFDPLEMDQYSSLNQLSKSLAESASDLVDFKTTLSEKIRDTEGLLLQQSRIQAEIQESLMRTRLVPFSRLLPRLQRIVRQTASTLNRPTELIVNNTEGELDRSILEKLVAPFEHMLRNAIDHGIEDREQRLQAKKPETGHIALDIGRQGTDIVVTFSDDGKGIDVNRIKDKAIQTGLMTKEQKLDHEEILQFIFHPGFSTAAQVTQISGRGVGLDVVQSDIKALGGHVSVNSVLGKGTTFTIRVPTTVAVSDALMVKAGDQQFAFPLAQIDRIVRISPAALEQYFESKDDYFKIDQESYRLRYLSEFVAGQPIPRLNGVVHSLPVLLVKGAQGQTTALLVDQLIGSRGQIVVKPIGQQFSSIGVIAGATIMGDGQVCLILDGQNIARQAQSTARSKQADETYTKQRYDERRLIMIVDDSVTVRKVTSRLLERQGYDVVTAKDGVDAIEQLETIKPDLMLLDIEMPRMDGFEVTNLVRHHELHRDLPIIMITSRTGEKHRERALSLGVNQYMGKPFQEETLLENIESLLTVRS
- a CDS encoding response regulator yields the protein MARILIVDDSPTETFRFREILTKHGYEVLEATNGADGVTMAQAELPDLVLMDVVMPGMNGFQATRQISKGKDTQHIPVVIVSTKDQATDRVWGKRQGACDYLTKPIDEQQLIDVIKQLLS